A window from Nitrospira sp. ND1 encodes these proteins:
- a CDS encoding sulfite exporter TauE/SafE family protein: protein MIDQALRSLLAGVPIGLQLGATGTGGAILGLPLMVYLAGIPMQQAAAMSLIIVATSSLLGAWEYGRQGQVKAKAVLAFSWTGAIGSWAGAFGHRLVREEILLVLFGLLLLLVRAAMTRHRRMSSGSDGEESCATRFPRTCWLKVGGIGLAVGTMNGLFGVGGGFMVVPALILILGFPARLAIGTSLSIIACISIGGVVGHLQFGRINWPLTAWVLAGSLAGMLLGVRVGTWLSPTTMGRITAFITVSIAVSMIVVNLVKLWGSQI from the coding sequence ATGATCGACCAGGCGTTGCGTTCCCTGCTGGCGGGCGTCCCCATCGGTTTGCAACTGGGCGCGACGGGGACGGGTGGCGCGATTCTGGGCCTCCCCCTCATGGTCTACCTCGCCGGGATTCCCATGCAGCAGGCGGCGGCGATGTCGTTGATCATCGTGGCCACCTCGTCGTTGCTGGGTGCGTGGGAATATGGGCGGCAGGGACAGGTCAAGGCCAAAGCCGTCCTGGCGTTCAGTTGGACCGGCGCGATCGGTTCGTGGGCGGGCGCGTTCGGGCATCGCCTGGTTCGCGAGGAAATCTTGCTGGTGCTGTTCGGACTCCTGCTGCTGCTGGTCAGAGCGGCGATGACTCGCCATCGTCGGATGTCTTCCGGATCTGACGGGGAAGAAAGTTGTGCGACCCGCTTTCCCCGCACCTGCTGGCTGAAGGTCGGCGGCATCGGACTGGCGGTGGGAACCATGAACGGTTTGTTCGGAGTCGGTGGCGGATTCATGGTGGTCCCGGCCCTGATCCTCATCCTCGGGTTCCCGGCCAGGTTGGCGATCGGAACGTCGCTCAGCATCATTGCCTGTATCTCCATCGGCGGGGTGGTCGGCCATCTCCAATTCGGGCGGATCAACTGGCCGCTCACCGCATGGGTATTGGCAGGGAGTCTGGCGGGGATGCTTCTGGGGGTGCGGGTCGGCACCTGGCTTTCTCCGACCACGATGGGTCGCATTACGGCCTTCATCACGGTCTCGATCGCGGTCAGCATGATCGTGGTGAATCTGGTGAAGTTATGGGGTTCACAAATATGA